One window from the genome of Natrialba magadii ATCC 43099 encodes:
- a CDS encoding DUF5789 family protein produces MGTTLKLNELESTFEALEYPVTKAEAAGAFEATTLVLADGERNLGSLLGAAQEERYESAGGLEAALHNVLPREAVGEPFQSEG; encoded by the coding sequence TTGGGAACCACACTGAAACTGAATGAACTCGAGTCCACCTTCGAGGCACTCGAGTACCCCGTCACGAAAGCCGAGGCAGCGGGCGCGTTCGAGGCAACGACGCTGGTGCTTGCAGACGGCGAGCGGAATCTGGGATCGCTTCTCGGGGCGGCACAGGAGGAGCGGTACGAGTCGGCTGGTGGACTCGAGGCGGCGTTGCACAACGTGTTGCCACGGGAGGCAGTTGGGGAGCCGTTTCAGTCGGAGGGCTGA
- a CDS encoding MFS transporter, with product MRNLGRRVAAQFAVDRRVLALAFARMADGIGNSFLVIVIPLYVASDVVGGPTFGLAESMIIGIILSIFGFLNSSFQPLTGRFSDRAGKRKLFVLIGLAGLATMNVAYLFAESYLSLLVIRGLQGISVAFIIPASVALVNELATTDDRGGNMGVYNTFRLIGFGAGPVVAGAVVNAGPYTLPIGGLSISGFDAAFYIAAITAIISFLLVTVLITDPESTRANASADLAIPVWDRPGPNLLNPIFTLGVASLFMATAIALFATIQPQVNTHLEQGATWFGLQFAAFIVAQILLQTPIGRACDRYGRRPFIVVGMGLLIPTTLAQGYVPTSETMFVARLLQGIAGAMVFAPSLALAGDLAGEGESGSKLSVLTMAFGFGIAIGPLSSGALVGYGFEVPFIFGTVLAVIGTVLVYTQIEETLEQTQPVPFVGSD from the coding sequence ATGCGGAATCTGGGACGACGGGTCGCGGCGCAGTTCGCCGTCGACCGGCGGGTACTGGCGCTCGCGTTCGCGCGGATGGCAGACGGGATCGGGAACTCGTTTCTAGTGATCGTGATTCCGCTGTACGTGGCCAGCGACGTCGTTGGCGGACCGACGTTCGGGCTGGCAGAGTCGATGATCATCGGGATCATCCTCTCGATTTTTGGCTTTCTCAACAGCAGCTTTCAGCCGTTGACGGGGCGGTTTTCGGATCGTGCCGGGAAGCGAAAGCTGTTCGTTCTGATCGGACTCGCTGGACTCGCGACGATGAACGTGGCGTATCTCTTCGCCGAATCGTACCTCTCGCTGCTCGTCATCCGCGGCTTGCAGGGAATCAGCGTCGCGTTCATCATTCCTGCGTCGGTCGCGCTGGTCAACGAACTCGCGACCACGGACGACCGCGGCGGGAACATGGGCGTCTACAACACGTTCCGACTGATCGGCTTCGGTGCCGGCCCGGTCGTCGCGGGTGCAGTGGTCAACGCAGGACCGTACACGCTTCCGATTGGGGGGCTATCCATCTCTGGCTTCGACGCGGCGTTCTACATCGCGGCGATCACGGCGATCATCAGCTTCCTGCTCGTGACCGTGCTGATCACCGATCCCGAGTCGACGCGGGCGAACGCGAGCGCGGATCTCGCCATTCCAGTGTGGGACCGACCGGGGCCGAACCTGCTCAATCCAATCTTCACGCTCGGCGTCGCGTCGCTGTTCATGGCGACGGCAATCGCGCTCTTCGCGACGATCCAGCCGCAGGTCAACACCCACCTGGAGCAGGGTGCGACCTGGTTCGGCCTCCAGTTCGCGGCGTTTATCGTCGCCCAAATTCTGCTGCAGACGCCGATCGGGCGCGCTTGCGACCGCTATGGCCGGCGGCCGTTCATCGTCGTCGGGATGGGGCTGTTGATTCCGACGACGCTCGCGCAGGGGTACGTTCCAACCTCCGAGACGATGTTCGTCGCGCGACTCCTGCAGGGAATCGCCGGCGCGATGGTGTTCGCGCCGTCGCTCGCGCTCGCGGGAGACCTTGCAGGCGAGGGTGAGTCGGGTTCGAAGCTCTCGGTTCTCACGATGGCCTTCGGCTTCGGAATCGCTATCGGCCCGCTCTCTTCGGGCGCGCTGGTCGGCTACGGCTTCGAGGTGCCGTTCATCTTCGGCACTGTGCTCGCCGTGATCGGCACGGTCCTCGTCTACACGCAGATCGAGGAGACGCTGGAACAGACACAGCCGGTGCCGTTCGTCGGGAGCGACTGA
- a CDS encoding DUF5797 family protein — MTLSEEATERLADVVELQPTKNSELQDRWEMESGSEVHQYLENELGDYYFRDDNSLIRATAEAADLVDVEPGIESDPDAEGAPSRVRVPELQVQIVDVLAGPDEESESVVSVLHALRDEFDVDPGAEDVRSGLQSLRRKGVVEVEYRTVPTFRLAAPRDEIEVEAAN, encoded by the coding sequence ATGACGCTCTCGGAGGAGGCCACGGAACGGCTAGCCGACGTGGTGGAGCTACAGCCGACGAAAAATTCCGAGTTGCAAGACCGGTGGGAGATGGAAAGCGGCAGTGAGGTCCACCAGTACTTGGAGAACGAACTCGGCGACTACTACTTTCGCGACGACAACAGCCTGATCCGGGCGACCGCCGAGGCTGCAGATCTGGTCGACGTCGAGCCGGGGATCGAGAGCGACCCCGACGCGGAGGGTGCACCTTCCCGCGTTCGCGTACCAGAGCTGCAGGTACAGATCGTCGACGTACTCGCCGGTCCCGACGAGGAATCAGAGAGCGTCGTCTCAGTGTTACACGCGCTCCGAGACGAGTTCGACGTCGATCCAGGCGCGGAGGACGTCCGCTCCGGCCTCCAGAGTCTGCGCCGGAAGGGTGTCGTCGAGGTAGAGTACCGGACGGTTCCGACGTTCCGACTGGCAGCACCACGAGACGAAATCGAGGTTGAGGCGGCGAACTAA
- a CDS encoding DUF5787 family protein encodes MTPDSEFAFELRTCRWAEREWPPDRGHGHDDTHHIVARQLGTKRRRWDTIVLECDPTGLRNRARFGAKRLDSDLLHIVRNAPTEWAYYRDALPHPGYPWRYVREAIHQADDRGILEMRKQGNRIQIRRKWPYPDWIERIIAIENKPDLDASAARALGPQLEFDVALALADEVWVATQATDETITPALFEGLPVAAGILTLDPDALTAEVAWHPRQLAVDEPGTRILERPDGGERDGSAARFEYVEPETKAEKRLALAERAYERGWRSFVETMRPDCRHFELRAREGPQLVPYCSAKACQPTAAECSGSCPEFEPEPPVWRTKDWPIEGGPGKRLQRLLAKRRRRRRPGQNAGGCD; translated from the coding sequence ATGACCCCTGACTCCGAGTTCGCCTTCGAACTCCGAACCTGTCGCTGGGCCGAACGCGAGTGGCCACCAGACCGCGGCCACGGCCACGACGACACCCACCACATCGTCGCCCGCCAACTCGGCACCAAACGCCGCCGCTGGGATACCATCGTACTCGAGTGCGACCCCACCGGCCTCCGAAATCGAGCACGATTCGGCGCGAAGCGCCTCGACAGCGACCTCTTGCATATCGTCCGTAACGCGCCTACCGAGTGGGCGTACTACCGCGACGCGCTACCCCACCCCGGCTACCCGTGGCGCTACGTCCGCGAAGCGATCCATCAGGCCGATGACCGCGGGATTCTCGAGATGCGAAAGCAGGGCAACCGCATCCAGATCCGCCGCAAGTGGCCCTACCCCGACTGGATCGAGCGCATTATCGCCATCGAGAACAAGCCCGACCTCGACGCGAGCGCCGCCCGCGCGCTCGGGCCGCAACTCGAGTTCGACGTGGCGCTGGCGCTGGCGGACGAGGTCTGGGTGGCGACCCAGGCGACGGACGAGACGATCACACCGGCGTTGTTCGAGGGGCTACCGGTGGCGGCGGGCATTCTCACGCTCGATCCGGACGCGCTCACGGCCGAGGTAGCCTGGCATCCCAGACAACTCGCAGTCGACGAGCCGGGAACGCGGATACTCGAGCGACCCGATGGCGGCGAGCGCGATGGGTCGGCGGCGCGATTCGAGTACGTCGAGCCGGAGACGAAAGCCGAGAAACGACTCGCACTCGCGGAACGTGCCTACGAGCGCGGCTGGCGGTCGTTCGTCGAGACGATGCGCCCGGACTGTCGTCACTTCGAACTGCGCGCACGGGAGGGACCACAGCTCGTGCCGTACTGCAGCGCCAAGGCGTGTCAGCCGACAGCGGCCGAGTGTTCGGGCTCCTGCCCGGAATTCGAACCCGAGCCGCCGGTCTGGCGAACGAAGGACTGGCCGATCGAGGGCGGCCCGGGAAAACGGTTGCAGCGTCTCCTCGCGAAACGACGGCGGCGACGGCGGCCAGGCCAGAACGCGGGAGGCTGTGACTGA
- a CDS encoding bis(5'-nucleosyl)-tetraphosphatase: MAVEATSAGAILFRDTRGRREYLLLKSRPGDWEFPKGGVEGDEELQQTAIREIKEEAGIDQFRLLDGFREDYDYVFEANGKTIHKTVHLFVAKSFEASAELSNEHRDLQWRDYEQAVNTVTQDGPREILEDAHEFLDELESV; encoded by the coding sequence ATGGCAGTCGAAGCTACGAGCGCAGGCGCGATCCTCTTCCGCGACACGCGGGGCCGGCGCGAGTATCTTCTACTCAAGAGCCGCCCGGGCGACTGGGAGTTTCCGAAGGGCGGTGTCGAAGGAGATGAAGAGCTACAACAGACGGCGATCCGCGAAATAAAGGAAGAGGCAGGTATCGACCAGTTCAGACTACTCGATGGCTTTCGTGAGGACTACGACTACGTCTTCGAGGCCAACGGCAAGACGATCCACAAGACCGTTCACCTCTTCGTGGCGAAGTCGTTCGAGGCGAGCGCCGAGCTCTCGAACGAGCATCGAGACCTCCAGTGGCGCGACTACGAGCAGGCGGTCAACACCGTCACACAAGACGGCCCCCGAGAGATTCTCGAGGACGCCCACGAGTTCCTCGACGAACTCGAGTCGGTCTGA
- a CDS encoding uS10/mL48 family ribosomal protein, which translates to MTFVTRLTLQSGDRAALDGIVNDIKSSAERKGAALKGPHSHPPKKISVPQPCRLHTDDDRHFDSWEYTVFTRELEIHGHDNLARNIASQNFPDSVHIEAEVEQIHGAGRGN; encoded by the coding sequence ATGACCTTCGTCACCCGTCTCACGCTCCAGAGCGGCGATCGCGCCGCCCTCGACGGTATCGTTAACGACATCAAATCCTCCGCCGAGCGAAAGGGCGCTGCCCTCAAAGGCCCGCACTCCCATCCGCCGAAGAAAATCTCGGTCCCCCAGCCGTGTCGGCTGCACACCGACGACGACCGCCACTTCGACTCCTGGGAGTACACCGTCTTCACCCGCGAACTCGAGATCCACGGCCACGACAATCTCGCGCGCAACATCGCCTCGCAGAACTTCCCCGACTCGGTCCATATCGAGGCCGAAGTCGAACAGATCCACGGCGCAGGTCGCGGGAACTGA
- a CDS encoding amidohydrolase, which produces MVTSDLVTLRRDLHRKPEPAWREFYTTARIVEEVQSRVDLDELHIGPDAIVGEHRLAVPDDAEIAEWYEQASEYDIDEEILSQLEGGYTGAVAVLERGEGPTVGLRVDIDGLPQPESEDGEHAPVAEGFRSEHDGAMHACGHDAHATIGVGVLEAIAESDFSGTFKVFFQPAEEVIGGGKSMATSEHIQDVDALLAAHIGLDHPTGEIVAGIDGFLAVSHLDATFTGAPSHAGGHPEEGRNAVQAMATAVQNLYSIPRHSDGPTRINAGVVEGGTAANVIPEEAHIEAEVRGKTTELMEYMRSNARRVIRNAAEMHDCEVEIELGSEAPSATSDQDLVSIVSEVAGETAGVENVMERDELGGSEDATFLMQTVQDNGGSACYIGVGTDHPGGHHTATFDVDEASLQHGVDVLTGAVEQISRDW; this is translated from the coding sequence ATGGTCACGAGCGACCTCGTCACACTCCGTCGAGACCTGCACCGCAAGCCCGAACCAGCCTGGCGCGAATTCTACACCACCGCGCGCATCGTCGAGGAAGTCCAGTCCCGCGTCGATCTGGACGAACTCCATATCGGCCCCGACGCCATCGTTGGCGAACACCGACTTGCCGTCCCCGACGACGCAGAAATCGCCGAGTGGTACGAGCAAGCCAGCGAGTACGATATCGACGAGGAGATTCTGTCCCAACTCGAGGGCGGCTACACGGGAGCCGTCGCGGTCCTCGAGCGCGGCGAAGGACCGACGGTCGGCCTGCGGGTCGACATCGACGGCCTGCCACAGCCCGAATCCGAGGACGGCGAGCACGCGCCCGTCGCCGAGGGATTCCGGTCGGAACACGACGGCGCGATGCACGCTTGCGGGCACGACGCCCACGCGACGATCGGTGTTGGCGTGCTCGAAGCAATCGCCGAAAGCGACTTTTCGGGGACGTTCAAGGTGTTCTTCCAGCCCGCAGAGGAGGTTATCGGCGGCGGAAAGTCGATGGCGACGAGCGAGCACATCCAGGATGTCGACGCGCTGCTCGCGGCCCACATCGGCCTCGATCATCCGACCGGCGAAATCGTCGCCGGCATCGACGGCTTCCTCGCGGTTTCCCACCTCGATGCGACGTTCACCGGTGCGCCGTCTCACGCGGGCGGCCACCCCGAGGAGGGACGAAACGCCGTCCAGGCGATGGCAACAGCGGTCCAGAACCTCTACAGCATCCCGCGACACAGCGACGGTCCGACGCGGATCAACGCCGGCGTCGTCGAGGGCGGCACTGCGGCGAACGTCATCCCCGAGGAGGCCCACATCGAAGCTGAAGTTCGGGGCAAGACGACCGAACTGATGGAGTACATGCGCTCGAACGCGCGCCGAGTGATTCGGAACGCCGCCGAGATGCACGACTGCGAGGTCGAGATCGAACTCGGTTCGGAGGCACCGAGTGCGACCAGTGATCAGGACCTCGTCTCGATTGTCAGCGAGGTCGCTGGCGAGACGGCAGGCGTCGAAAACGTCATGGAGCGCGACGAACTCGGCGGCAGCGAAGACGCGACCTTCCTGATGCAGACGGTCCAGGACAACGGCGGCTCCGCGTGCTACATCGGCGTCGGCACGGACCACCCCGGCGGCCACCACACCGCGACGTTCGACGTGGACGAGGCGAGTCTCCAGCACGGCGTCGACGTGCTCACCGGCGCAGTCGAGCAGATCAGCCGCGACTGGTAG
- a CDS encoding M48 family metallopeptidase — translation MTMTMTMTMTNETLQRTRVRVGLWLRIVAAGSIATLGFVLLFLIEVAAITLLSMFMLVVAPFAVAMLLLFVGLWVFTAGLYRRLMPTSLVVGRISNKWLGDLEQVARQVANPRDGLKRRPIALMLCALVVWLVGAVLVESTTLISTFEALLVVSTVIGVGSATYYTGKTIAEERGRGGVVEAQLEDDIDVLETTAAANEELAGEAGYSLAELQARVDRLAAQAGAPAPTVRLGRERVPFAATVGFRPGTSTIIVSTGLCSALSTRELEAVLAHELAHAVNRDAAVLTALALPNAKFETMLETALADPHDDATTPIQGHPMLLLAALPIVAFTRASVILVTRYREYVADRGAVALTGDPAALASALETLDQELTRRPSSDLRTHHSTAAFSIVPPPWEEHRFFDRTRRFIARTLLGTHPSTKKRIERLRTRV, via the coding sequence ATGACGATGACGATGACGATGACGATGACGAACGAAACACTGCAACGGACTCGAGTACGAGTGGGTCTCTGGCTTCGAATAGTAGCCGCCGGTTCGATCGCCACACTCGGGTTCGTCCTTTTGTTTCTCATCGAGGTCGCAGCCATCACGCTGCTGTCGATGTTCATGCTCGTGGTGGCCCCGTTTGCAGTTGCCATGTTGCTGCTTTTCGTCGGTCTCTGGGTGTTCACTGCGGGACTCTACCGCCGACTGATGCCGACCTCGCTGGTCGTTGGTCGCATTTCGAACAAGTGGTTGGGCGATCTCGAGCAGGTCGCACGCCAGGTTGCAAACCCCAGGGACGGCCTCAAGAGGCGGCCGATCGCGCTCATGCTTTGCGCGCTCGTCGTCTGGCTCGTTGGGGCCGTGCTCGTCGAATCCACCACACTGATCTCGACGTTTGAGGCACTCCTCGTGGTCAGCACGGTCATCGGTGTCGGCAGCGCAACATACTACACGGGCAAAACGATCGCAGAAGAACGTGGTCGCGGGGGCGTCGTCGAAGCACAACTCGAAGACGACATCGACGTCCTCGAGACCACTGCGGCTGCCAACGAGGAACTAGCCGGCGAAGCCGGGTACAGCCTCGCGGAGCTTCAGGCGCGCGTCGATCGCCTCGCGGCGCAGGCGGGTGCCCCCGCACCGACCGTTCGCCTCGGTCGGGAACGAGTGCCGTTTGCGGCGACGGTCGGCTTTCGACCAGGCACCTCGACGATCATCGTTTCCACTGGCCTCTGTAGCGCACTCTCGACCCGCGAACTCGAGGCCGTGCTCGCACACGAACTCGCCCACGCTGTCAATCGAGATGCAGCGGTTCTGACCGCGCTGGCCCTGCCCAACGCGAAGTTCGAGACGATGCTCGAGACAGCACTCGCGGACCCCCACGACGACGCGACAACCCCGATACAGGGGCATCCGATGCTCTTGCTGGCTGCGCTTCCGATCGTTGCGTTCACGCGAGCGTCAGTAATTCTCGTTACCAGATACCGTGAGTACGTCGCCGACCGCGGGGCTGTCGCGCTCACGGGCGATCCGGCCGCCCTGGCGAGCGCCCTCGAGACATTGGACCAGGAACTCACTCGTCGTCCCTCGAGTGACCTCCGGACGCATCACTCGACGGCAGCCTTTTCGATCGTCCCGCCGCCGTGGGAGGAACACCGCTTTTTCGACCGCACGCGGCGGTTCATCGCACGGACGCTACTCGGGACACATCCATCGACCAAGAAACGGATCGAACGTCTGCGTACTCGAGTCTGA
- a CDS encoding Hsp20/alpha crystallin family protein — translation MTANDLGSSIKHVLYRQLGRASGRIQNHRTLAVDVLENDTSYLVVFDVPGAETDDIQVRYIDGNVKIKVDRFRPFREEYSMRFPGRGMHLGGEAELPPDAVVNPDAGTATLSETGTLRIEIPKSSALPDDEADIAAETGTGAGTGTGTNTDTAIDTDSGTDTDTDTDTDTDTDTDTDRDSSTDTPTETVESE, via the coding sequence GTGACTGCAAACGACCTCGGCTCCTCGATCAAACATGTACTGTATCGCCAGCTCGGTCGCGCGAGCGGGCGCATCCAGAACCACCGCACCCTGGCCGTCGACGTCCTCGAGAACGACACGTCCTATCTCGTCGTCTTCGACGTTCCAGGTGCGGAGACTGACGACATCCAGGTCCGCTACATCGACGGCAACGTCAAGATCAAAGTCGATCGCTTCCGCCCCTTCCGCGAGGAGTACTCGATGCGGTTCCCCGGCCGCGGGATGCACCTCGGCGGCGAGGCCGAACTCCCTCCCGACGCCGTCGTTAACCCGGACGCCGGCACCGCAACCCTCTCTGAGACCGGAACGCTCCGCATCGAGATTCCGAAATCGAGCGCACTTCCAGACGACGAGGCGGACATCGCTGCAGAGACTGGTACTGGTGCTGGTACTGGTACTGGCACTAACACAGACACTGCGATTGACACGGATTCTGGCACTGACACTGACACTGACACTGACACTGACACTGACACTGACACTGACACTGACAGAGATTCCAGCACAGACACCCCGACCGAAACCGTCGAATCCGAGTGA
- a CDS encoding DUF7559 family protein has protein sequence MPPTEEIVCTDDDCFLDLFENHYTYDVPDEFDVSELSCPVCSGTDCLEPVEL, from the coding sequence ATGCCACCAACCGAAGAGATCGTCTGCACTGACGATGACTGCTTCCTCGACCTGTTCGAAAACCACTACACCTACGACGTGCCGGACGAATTCGACGTCTCCGAACTCTCCTGTCCCGTCTGTAGCGGAACCGACTGTCTCGAACCAGTCGAGTTGTGA
- a CDS encoding radical SAM protein has translation MTDSGPGTRSGSSPASGTERGSEGLSVTIVDGYVDEPAHFGVPPYISTYPRYTAGALVDAGVPREQITYHTIDGLRDEPDRWRDVDEADLMIYLGGMTVPGKYVGGTPAEPDEVRKLAWTANGTSLMGGPVKFGVGDENAGATETERQDLDFDFVAKGDVEAAVHDLVESGLEGFNNRMRDVDEVSRWAQQGAFVVEQHPNHPDYLIAELETSRGCAYRCSFCTEPLYGNPTFRPPPTVVGEVDALADYGVKHYRIGRQADILAYGGDGEAPNPDALRQLYGGIREVAPDLETLHLDNMNPITIVEWPEKSREGIRIIAEHNTPGDTAAFGLESADPLVQEENNLNVTAEECFEAVRIVNEEAGWRPGGPDDPTAGSSQSDSNVRQLPKLLPGINLLHGLKGEREETYQHNREFLQRVYDEGYMLRRINIRQVMSFDGTDMSDTGAEIANEHKKLFKRYKRQVREEIDNPMLERVAPPGTVLSDVHLEYHQDGKTFGRQLGTYPLLVGIPGERELGRTIDVAVVDHGYRSVTGVPYPLDLNDASMDELTAIPGVGDRTAGDIVVNRPYDSVAAADLETTIDLDEFVTTKPFEPAD, from the coding sequence ATGACTGACTCCGGTCCCGGTACCCGCTCTGGCTCCAGTCCCGCCTCCGGGACGGAGCGCGGGAGCGAAGGGCTCTCGGTGACGATCGTCGACGGCTACGTCGACGAGCCCGCCCACTTCGGCGTGCCGCCGTATATCTCGACGTATCCGCGCTACACGGCCGGCGCACTCGTCGACGCTGGCGTTCCACGCGAGCAGATCACCTACCACACGATCGACGGCCTGCGCGACGAGCCAGACCGCTGGCGTGACGTCGACGAAGCGGATCTCATGATCTATCTCGGCGGGATGACCGTCCCCGGCAAGTACGTCGGTGGGACACCTGCCGAACCCGACGAAGTTCGCAAACTGGCGTGGACCGCCAACGGTACGAGCCTGATGGGTGGCCCCGTCAAGTTCGGCGTCGGCGACGAGAACGCCGGCGCGACCGAAACCGAACGGCAGGACCTGGACTTCGACTTCGTCGCCAAGGGCGACGTCGAGGCCGCCGTCCACGACTTAGTCGAGAGCGGACTCGAAGGCTTTAACAACCGAATGCGAGACGTGGACGAGGTCTCCCGGTGGGCCCAACAGGGCGCGTTCGTGGTCGAACAACACCCGAACCATCCCGACTATCTGATCGCCGAACTCGAGACGTCCCGCGGCTGTGCCTACCGCTGTTCGTTCTGTACCGAACCACTGTACGGCAACCCGACGTTCCGGCCGCCGCCGACGGTCGTCGGTGAGGTCGACGCGCTCGCAGATTACGGTGTGAAACACTACCGAATCGGTCGCCAGGCCGACATTCTCGCCTACGGCGGCGACGGCGAAGCGCCGAATCCCGACGCCCTTCGACAGCTCTACGGCGGCATCCGTGAGGTTGCGCCGGACCTCGAGACGCTCCACCTCGACAACATGAATCCGATCACCATCGTGGAGTGGCCCGAGAAGAGCCGCGAGGGGATCCGGATCATCGCCGAGCACAACACGCCCGGCGACACCGCCGCGTTCGGACTCGAGTCCGCCGACCCGCTGGTCCAGGAGGAGAACAACCTGAACGTCACCGCCGAGGAGTGCTTCGAGGCGGTCAGGATCGTCAACGAAGAGGCGGGCTGGCGACCGGGTGGGCCGGACGATCCGACGGCCGGTTCGTCACAGTCCGACTCGAACGTCCGTCAGCTCCCGAAACTCCTCCCCGGAATCAACCTCTTACACGGGCTCAAGGGCGAACGCGAGGAAACCTACCAGCACAACCGCGAGTTCCTCCAGCGCGTCTACGACGAGGGCTACATGCTCCGACGGATCAACATCCGCCAGGTCATGTCCTTCGACGGCACCGACATGTCCGACACCGGCGCGGAAATCGCAAACGAGCACAAGAAGCTCTTCAAACGCTACAAACGCCAGGTTCGCGAGGAAATCGACAACCCGATGCTCGAACGCGTCGCCCCACCAGGAACCGTGCTCTCTGACGTGCATCTCGAGTACCACCAGGACGGCAAGACCTTCGGCCGACAGCTTGGAACCTACCCGTTGCTCGTCGGCATTCCGGGCGAACGAGAACTCGGGCGCACGATCGACGTTGCGGTCGTCGACCACGGGTATCGCTCGGTAACGGGTGTTCCGTACCCGCTCGATCTAAACGATGCGTCGATGGACGAACTCACGGCGATTCCGGGCGTCGGCGATCGGACGGCGGGCGACATCGTCGTCAACCGCCCTTACGACTCCGTCGCGGCGGCCGACCTCGAGACGACAATCGATCTCGACGAGTTCGTGACGACAAAGCCGTTCGAGCCCGCGGACTGA
- a CDS encoding TRAM domain-containing protein, translating into MEISEKLLCLFSTEVSAEEDRYVIEVPRQEVETGDIDPDEIYRVALISRESEGGETEASTAQPQPQAQAQTQTAPSEPQPPVDVGETRYVEIEDIGKQGDGIARVERGYVIIVPGADVGERVKIEVTEVKSNFAVGEIIEETF; encoded by the coding sequence GTGGAAATATCTGAAAAGCTCCTGTGTCTGTTCAGTACGGAGGTTTCGGCAGAGGAGGACCGATACGTCATCGAGGTACCACGTCAAGAAGTCGAGACCGGCGACATCGATCCCGACGAGATCTATCGCGTCGCACTCATTTCCCGCGAAAGTGAGGGTGGCGAGACCGAAGCGTCGACGGCACAGCCACAGCCGCAGGCGCAAGCGCAGACGCAAACGGCTCCGTCGGAGCCACAGCCACCAGTCGATGTCGGCGAAACGCGCTACGTCGAAATCGAAGACATTGGCAAACAGGGTGATGGGATTGCTCGCGTCGAACGCGGGTACGTCATTATCGTCCCAGGTGCCGATGTCGGCGAACGCGTCAAGATCGAAGTAACGGAAGTCAAGTCGAACTTCGCCGTCGGCGAAATCATCGAAGAGACGTTCTGA
- a CDS encoding geranylgeranylglyceryl/heptaprenylglyceryl phosphate synthase, protein MDIPWTDIRHVTKVDPAKPFPDDASVIADTDLVIVGGSDNVTESNSLEAIQSISRLAPDVPIFQEPYSAEQVSTDTLDVIDYLSVPAVYNGNRDNFVGKHLDLFAEIARKPDELTGSSVPLVGDLITSKGVDAVEQLAAKLVGEGYVVQHVDSAAADVSGVETAYTSEQVAGAALATEMFYDFPIFYVEYSGTYGGPEDVKAAARYLDETVLLYGGGIDSAAKTTEILEAGADAVVVGDCYHDDPALYQRTIPSR, encoded by the coding sequence ATGGACATTCCGTGGACCGACATCCGGCACGTGACGAAGGTCGACCCCGCGAAGCCCTTTCCTGACGACGCTAGCGTCATCGCGGACACCGATCTGGTGATCGTCGGTGGGTCGGACAACGTGACGGAGTCAAACTCGTTAGAGGCGATTCAGTCAATCTCACGGCTCGCTCCGGACGTGCCGATCTTTCAGGAGCCCTACAGCGCCGAGCAGGTGTCAACGGACACGCTCGACGTGATCGATTATCTCTCCGTTCCCGCTGTCTACAACGGCAACCGCGACAACTTCGTCGGGAAGCACCTCGATCTCTTCGCCGAAATCGCTCGCAAGCCGGACGAACTTACTGGGAGCAGCGTCCCGCTCGTTGGCGACCTGATCACCTCCAAGGGCGTCGACGCCGTCGAGCAACTGGCGGCGAAACTGGTCGGTGAGGGGTACGTCGTCCAGCACGTCGACTCGGCTGCAGCGGACGTCTCCGGCGTCGAAACCGCGTACACGTCCGAACAGGTCGCTGGCGCTGCGCTCGCGACCGAGATGTTCTATGACTTTCCGATCTTCTACGTCGAGTACTCGGGCACCTACGGCGGTCCAGAGGACGTGAAAGCCGCTGCACGATACCTCGACGAGACGGTGTTGCTCTACGGCGGCGGCATCGACTCGGCCGCGAAGACGACCGAGATACTCGAGGCAGGTGCGGACGCCGTTGTCGTCGGCGACTGTTATCACGATGATCCGGCGCTGTATCAGCGAACGATTCCGAGTCGGTAG